TCATTTACTAAATGGGTTGAACGAATAGCATAAGCTCGAATTTTTCCTTCAAAAGCTAGCGCTTTAATCAAGTAATCTTTCATTATGTCTCTCTCCTTGTAGAATATCGGCCTCACCCTTATCCTGGATAATTGTTCGAAAAAGGATTCCTTTTTGGAATCCTTTTCACTGTTATTGATTTCTTAAATAAATAATTCGTAATCCTTCTAAGGTGAGAAACGGATTAACAACATCGATACTGCGAGATTCACTTGATATTAATTCTGCTAACCCACCTGTTGCAATCACCTTTGGAACACTTCTACTTTGCTGCTTCATCCGTTCCACAATCGCATCAACTTGCCCTGCAAAACCAAAAACGATACCTGATTGCATCGCGGTAATGGTATTCTTTCCGATCACATTTGCAGGCTTTACTAATTCAATTCTCGGTAGTTTTGCCGCTTTTTGATAAAGTGCTTCAGTAGAAATCCCAATTCCAGGTGCAATTGCTCCACCTTGGTAAATGCCCTGTTCATCAATAAAATCAAAAGTAGTCGCAGTACCAAAATCGACAATAATCAA
Above is a window of Tepidibacillus fermentans DNA encoding:
- a CDS encoding type III pantothenate kinase, which gives rise to MILVIDVGNTNTVIGVYQDQELLVYWRIASDKNKTEDEFGMILKNLFVHQQIQFSNITGAIISSVVPPMIYPLEKMVKKYFGIQPIIVGPGVKTGINIKMENPREVGADRIVNAVAAIEIYGTPLIIVDFGTATTFDFIDEQGIYQGGAIAPGIGISTEALYQKAAKLPRIELVKPANVIGKNTITAMQSGIVFGFAGQVDAIVERMKQQSRSVPKVIATGGLAELISSESRSIDVVNPFLTLEGLRIIYLRNQ